A genomic segment from Bacteroidota bacterium encodes:
- a CDS encoding NifU family protein, with protein sequence MELSARVEEALSQLRPYLESDNGDVSLVDISDDMVVRLRFHGACSSCSMSAMTLKAGIEQTILKMVPEIKRVVAVAEDEV encoded by the coding sequence ATGGAATTGAGCGCAAGAGTTGAAGAAGCATTAAGTCAGTTGCGGCCTTATCTGGAATCAGACAATGGCGATGTTTCATTAGTTGATATCTCAGACGATATGGTTGTCCGCCTCCGCTTTCATGGTGCATGCAGTTCATGCAGCATGAGTGCGATGACTTTGAAAGCCGGTATTGAACAAACGATCTTGAAGATGGTTCCTGAGATCAAAAGAGTAGTGGCAGTTGCGGAGGATGAGGTTTAG